In the genome of Burkholderia pyrrocinia, one region contains:
- a CDS encoding IS1096 element passenger TnpR family protein: MPPPATYTRTDFAALRARIQGIPAATIARRFYDVEDSAVPAEADAVERHLITMRNELVRLALLNGSAALADHLRASMRQHGEAKLTALTLRMVEDAAKLAAAAPAADHALALWFRPLVAQRLVGEGIATLGALIAYCNRHGGSWWRSIPRIGPLRAKTLVAWLRRHEATLGARIDADVDAAVDTTPLTPAPDRAVVVGPGTRALAPLERLAAPVELSGAGGTNRAVGFPFIRAEHDLAALHAWLARYRDRPATLRAYTREIERFVLWALKVRGVAVSSLRVEDCDAYKDFLAQPNADFCGPKRPRASGRWRPFTGSLSADSQAYAVRTLRMAFDWLVKVRYLAGNPFSAVTLPATLTREWSLQVERALAPELLRTLRDALDAHCARPDDDAAQWRIARAAIGLMVDSGLRRAEAARARRSGVKRVDGIKGQSVWTLTLVGKRSKVRTVPVSPATFEALRAHWADRGLTWEGSDASAAAANDPPLIAPLAIPGTAAAQARHGGQPAAYAPDALGRLVRTALKRLQVELQRWGALSLWDAAQLQKTSAHALRHTFGTDATARGVPIDVVQQILGHASLATTSIYVKAQQQRVLEAALDYYQQQARALPAAESVPPITRESTSFAPQLIGDDEEGDAFSARDDDEVAGMRCAPIKLMMRIENVAPGGRGRARTIRALEGGILADHAAERLAPGVYALKVLHEDEAALDVALDDLFDEIRDEAHLHNCVAEIDAQWVGTARTWTYRVPAGNVIPFPGGAGSSASAEGDIVEAPPGPRVIRLRVSLRDVAPEVWRRLEVPADISLAELHDVIQAAMGWHDRHRYGFGFAGQVGALNPLASGAADVRLEEVATISAGLIYTYDPEEGWQHVITIEAIGPAALGTCYPRCVAGAGACPPEDCGGPAGYAQLVRTLAGRITDEKRELLEWLGEPFDPDVFRLPEANARLAVL; encoded by the coding sequence GTGCCGCCGCCGGCGACCTATACGCGCACCGACTTCGCGGCGTTGCGCGCGCGCATCCAGGGCATCCCCGCAGCGACCATCGCGCGACGCTTCTACGACGTCGAAGACAGCGCGGTGCCGGCCGAGGCCGACGCGGTCGAGCGGCATCTAATTACGATGCGCAACGAGTTGGTGCGCCTGGCGTTGTTGAACGGCTCCGCAGCGCTGGCCGACCACTTGCGCGCGTCGATGCGTCAGCACGGTGAAGCGAAGCTCACCGCCTTGACGCTGCGCATGGTCGAGGACGCGGCCAAGCTCGCCGCGGCGGCGCCCGCGGCCGATCACGCGCTCGCGCTGTGGTTCCGGCCCCTCGTCGCGCAGCGCCTGGTCGGGGAGGGAATCGCGACGCTCGGCGCGTTGATCGCGTACTGCAACCGGCACGGCGGCAGCTGGTGGCGCTCGATTCCCCGCATCGGCCCGCTGCGCGCCAAAACGCTGGTGGCCTGGCTGCGCCGGCACGAGGCGACGCTGGGCGCGCGGATCGATGCTGACGTCGACGCCGCCGTGGACACCACCCCGCTCACGCCCGCACCCGATCGCGCGGTCGTGGTCGGGCCGGGTACGAGGGCGCTGGCGCCGCTCGAGCGGCTAGCCGCGCCGGTCGAGCTGTCGGGCGCGGGCGGCACCAATCGCGCAGTCGGGTTCCCGTTCATTCGCGCCGAGCACGATCTGGCCGCGCTGCACGCGTGGCTCGCGCGCTACCGCGACCGGCCCGCGACGCTGCGCGCGTATACGCGCGAAATCGAGCGCTTCGTACTGTGGGCGCTCAAGGTGCGCGGCGTCGCGGTCTCGTCGCTGCGCGTCGAGGACTGCGACGCGTACAAGGATTTTTTAGCGCAGCCGAACGCTGACTTCTGTGGACCCAAGCGCCCCCGCGCGAGTGGCCGCTGGCGGCCATTTACCGGCTCGCTGTCGGCGGACAGCCAGGCCTATGCGGTGCGTACGCTGCGCATGGCGTTCGACTGGCTCGTCAAGGTCCGCTATCTCGCCGGCAACCCGTTCAGCGCGGTGACGCTGCCGGCCACGCTCACGCGCGAGTGGTCGCTGCAGGTTGAACGCGCGCTGGCGCCGGAACTGCTGCGCACGCTGCGCGACGCGCTGGATGCGCACTGCGCACGGCCGGACGATGACGCCGCACAATGGCGGATCGCGCGCGCGGCGATCGGCCTGATGGTTGATTCGGGCCTGCGCCGCGCCGAAGCGGCGCGTGCGCGGCGCAGTGGCGTCAAGCGCGTCGACGGCATCAAGGGGCAATCGGTGTGGACGCTCACGCTGGTCGGCAAGCGCAGCAAGGTGCGCACAGTGCCGGTCAGCCCGGCGACGTTCGAGGCGCTGCGCGCGCACTGGGCGGATCGCGGACTCACGTGGGAGGGCAGTGATGCGAGCGCTGCGGCGGCCAACGATCCGCCGCTGATCGCGCCGCTGGCGATTCCTGGCACCGCAGCGGCTCAAGCGCGGCACGGCGGCCAGCCGGCCGCCTATGCCCCCGATGCGCTCGGGCGCCTGGTACGGACTGCGCTCAAGCGCCTGCAGGTCGAGCTGCAGCGCTGGGGCGCTTTGTCGCTGTGGGACGCCGCGCAGCTGCAAAAGACCAGTGCGCACGCGCTGCGCCATACGTTCGGCACCGATGCGACCGCGCGCGGTGTGCCGATTGATGTGGTGCAGCAGATTCTCGGCCACGCGTCGCTGGCCACCACATCGATCTACGTGAAGGCGCAGCAGCAACGCGTGCTCGAGGCGGCGCTCGACTATTACCAGCAGCAGGCGCGGGCGCTGCCCGCCGCCGAATCGGTGCCGCCTATCACGCGTGAATCGACGTCGTTCGCGCCGCAGTTGATCGGTGACGACGAAGAGGGTGATGCCTTCAGCGCGCGCGATGATGACGAGGTGGCCGGGATGCGGTGCGCCCCGATCAAGCTCATGATGCGCATCGAGAACGTCGCGCCAGGCGGTCGGGGCCGCGCGCGCACGATTCGTGCGCTCGAGGGCGGCATCCTCGCCGATCACGCAGCCGAACGCCTCGCGCCTGGCGTGTACGCGCTCAAGGTGCTGCACGAAGACGAGGCGGCGCTTGACGTTGCGCTCGACGATCTGTTCGACGAGATCCGCGACGAAGCGCATCTTCACAATTGCGTGGCCGAGATTGATGCGCAGTGGGTCGGCACGGCGCGAACGTGGACCTATCGGGTGCCGGCCGGCAACGTGATTCCGTTTCCGGGCGGGGCGGGTAGTTCGGCGTCGGCCGAAGGAGATATCGTCGAGGCGCCGCCTGGCCCGCGCGTGATACGGCTGCGGGTCAGTCTGCGGGACGTGGCTCCGGAAGTCTGGCGTCGCCTCGAGGTGCCGGCCGACATTTCGTTGGCCGAGCTGCACGACGTGATCCAGGCGGCGATGGGCTGGCACGACCGGCATCGCTACGGGTTCGGGTTTGCGGGGCAGGTTGGGGCGCTCAATCCACTGGCGAGCGGTGCCGCCGACGTGCGGCTCGAGGAGGTGGCTACGATCAGTGCGGGGCTGATCTACACGTACGATCCGGAAGAAGGCTGGCAGCATGTGATCACGATCGAAGCGATCGGGCCGGCGGCCCTGGGCACGTGCTATCCGCGCTGCGTCGCCGGCGCCGGGGCGTGCCCACCCGAGGACTGCGGCGGCCCGGCGGGCTATGCGCAGCTGGTGCGCACGCTCGCCGGCCGTATAACCGACGAAAAGCGCGAACTTCTGGAATGGCTCGGCGAGCCGTTCGATCCGGACGTGTTTCGGTTGCCAGAGGCGAATGCGCGGCTTGCAGTGCTTTGA
- a CDS encoding HsdM family class I SAM-dependent methyltransferase encodes MSKPARQAWVDPAVDPLTRYAACKAMARGYAEARKTEKTRISHARAFCTAVIVSYWATLCERHKTAMKVRPMPLSAPTLAIDVQRTAQDVGSLIAEFPVEDAGYLIGSIYTVMLPPALRSQLGAYYTPPPLVARLLDLAEQAGFDFTHGTAIDPACGGGAFLAPVALRMWQRDKGASPEWTFRRISKRLRGIEIDPFAAWMTRVLLEAALMPLCVAAKRRLPDLVTVADALRPQDVGTFDLVIGNPPYGRVTLDEPMRNHYARSLYGHANLYGLFTDLALRLAKPDGVVAYLTPTSFLGGQYFKALRQLLIDEAAPVAFDFVADREGVFDDVLQETLLTAYTRKPHCFAPIVSVVVPKGLNAAKIERVGEVSLTATGDPWLLPRTAADASFLKAIASMPTRLSDLGYTVSTGPLVWNRHKAQLRTETGDGALPLIWAESVTSDGFVFSADRRNHVPYIAVHEDQPHLIIRKSCVLVQRTTSKEQNRRLLAAVLPQSYLDKSGGAVVENHLNMIIAPSLDVVRVKPGTIEALLNTEAVDRAFRCISGSVAVSAYELNALPLPSIDQLIALEKLIDKAGSKQAVERAVASYYGTIEL; translated from the coding sequence ATGTCCAAACCAGCCCGTCAGGCTTGGGTCGATCCCGCTGTCGATCCGCTCACGCGATATGCCGCGTGCAAGGCGATGGCGCGGGGGTACGCCGAAGCACGCAAGACCGAAAAGACCCGCATCTCGCATGCGCGCGCGTTCTGTACCGCTGTCATCGTGAGTTATTGGGCGACGTTGTGCGAACGGCATAAGACGGCAATGAAAGTTCGGCCGATGCCCTTGTCCGCACCGACCCTCGCCATCGACGTACAACGAACGGCTCAGGATGTGGGCAGCCTTATCGCCGAGTTTCCGGTAGAAGATGCCGGATATCTCATCGGCTCGATCTACACGGTTATGCTGCCGCCCGCGCTGCGTTCTCAACTCGGCGCGTATTACACGCCCCCGCCGTTGGTTGCACGCTTGCTTGATCTCGCTGAACAAGCAGGTTTTGACTTCACTCACGGCACCGCAATCGACCCGGCGTGTGGCGGAGGCGCATTTCTCGCGCCGGTCGCGTTACGGATGTGGCAGCGGGATAAGGGCGCGTCTCCGGAATGGACCTTCAGGCGCATTTCGAAGCGATTGCGCGGGATTGAAATTGATCCGTTCGCCGCATGGATGACGCGGGTTCTGCTCGAAGCAGCCCTGATGCCGCTTTGTGTGGCTGCCAAGCGTCGACTACCCGACCTGGTTACCGTCGCCGACGCGCTGCGGCCGCAAGACGTCGGCACCTTTGACCTGGTGATTGGCAATCCCCCTTACGGGCGCGTCACCCTGGACGAGCCGATGCGCAATCATTACGCTCGGTCGCTTTACGGTCACGCGAATCTTTATGGCCTCTTCACCGATCTTGCCTTGCGGCTGGCGAAACCCGACGGCGTGGTCGCGTACCTGACGCCTACGTCATTTTTGGGTGGGCAGTATTTCAAGGCGTTGCGTCAACTTCTGATCGACGAGGCGGCGCCCGTGGCATTCGATTTTGTCGCCGATCGCGAAGGTGTGTTCGATGACGTGTTGCAGGAGACGTTGCTGACGGCATACACGCGAAAACCTCATTGCTTCGCTCCGATTGTCTCGGTGGTTGTGCCGAAGGGGTTGAACGCTGCGAAGATCGAACGCGTCGGTGAGGTGTCGCTTACCGCAACCGGCGATCCGTGGTTGTTGCCGAGAACTGCAGCGGATGCATCGTTCCTCAAAGCGATTGCGAGCATGCCTACCAGGCTATCGGACCTCGGGTACACGGTTTCAACAGGGCCTTTGGTCTGGAACCGCCACAAGGCGCAGTTGCGTACCGAGACAGGCGACGGTGCGCTGCCGCTGATCTGGGCGGAATCGGTCACATCTGACGGGTTCGTTTTCAGTGCGGACCGTAGAAACCACGTGCCGTATATTGCGGTACATGAAGACCAGCCGCATTTGATCATCCGGAAATCGTGTGTGCTCGTTCAACGAACCACGTCGAAAGAGCAGAACCGCCGTCTGTTGGCCGCGGTGCTGCCGCAGTCGTACTTGGATAAATCGGGCGGCGCCGTCGTTGAGAATCATTTGAACATGATTATCGCGCCGTCGCTGGATGTGGTCCGTGTTAAACCAGGCACGATCGAGGCGTTGTTGAACACCGAGGCAGTTGACCGCGCTTTCCGATGCATCAGCGGGAGCGTGGCAGTATCGGCTTATGAGCTGAACGCATTGCCGCTGCCCAGTATTGATCAGTTGATCGCTTTGGAAAAGTTGATCGACAAAGCCGGTTCGAAACAGGCTGTCGAGCGTGCGGTGGCCAGCTACTACGGAACGATTGAATTGTGA
- a CDS encoding BsuBI/PstI family type II restriction endonuclease: MTLCAIPPLNIIAERLPLIFPEGTEHRNYVVREMAARTIYVMFYVGAVEGTDEWLRPSQVTDMSDEQAEKTDESSRRAWIANSMSTKKVRPAHAWYAPNSREPVRDETIRTGLIPCRAVVERDGIPTTSSKPKYALNAEFAALFNPDLTDDALGLAIETWQTAHLSKAAMSRLRLMKRGAAVAKDAVVVTFPNGETRTLAPGPSSVIAKAVIEVFAPRFLKQPTVLWLSESGNKVVARDENLANELGLKIDVTKALPDIILVDLGADDGGSDMLVVFTEVVASDGPITRERKVALTSMALEAGFDERHLAFLTAYLDRSGQPFRKSISELAWGSYAWCASEPEYVMELWTGEARKLTN, encoded by the coding sequence GTGACGCTCTGCGCCATCCCCCCACTCAACATCATCGCCGAACGTTTGCCTCTTATATTTCCAGAGGGTACTGAGCACCGCAACTATGTGGTGCGTGAAATGGCTGCGCGCACGATCTACGTGATGTTCTACGTCGGTGCCGTTGAAGGGACAGACGAATGGCTGCGGCCGAGCCAAGTGACCGATATGAGCGACGAGCAGGCAGAGAAGACCGACGAAAGTAGTCGTCGAGCCTGGATCGCAAACTCCATGTCGACGAAGAAGGTTCGACCCGCGCATGCATGGTACGCCCCCAACAGTCGCGAGCCGGTTCGAGATGAGACCATCCGTACGGGTTTGATTCCCTGTCGTGCCGTTGTCGAGCGCGACGGAATCCCCACGACATCGTCCAAACCGAAATACGCACTAAACGCCGAGTTTGCAGCACTCTTCAATCCTGACCTGACGGATGATGCGCTGGGTTTAGCCATCGAGACGTGGCAAACGGCCCACCTCTCAAAAGCGGCAATGTCGCGCTTGCGTTTGATGAAGCGCGGTGCGGCTGTGGCGAAAGATGCCGTTGTAGTAACCTTTCCCAACGGCGAGACAAGGACACTTGCCCCAGGACCATCGAGCGTGATTGCGAAGGCGGTCATAGAGGTATTTGCGCCGCGCTTCTTAAAGCAGCCGACCGTGCTTTGGCTATCGGAGTCGGGCAATAAAGTCGTCGCGCGTGACGAAAATCTCGCCAACGAACTGGGTCTAAAGATCGACGTGACGAAGGCGCTTCCTGACATCATCCTCGTTGACTTGGGGGCCGACGATGGTGGTTCGGACATGCTGGTAGTGTTCACGGAGGTGGTCGCGTCCGACGGTCCTATTACTCGCGAGCGAAAAGTGGCGCTTACTTCGATGGCGTTGGAGGCTGGATTCGACGAACGGCACCTCGCGTTTTTGACCGCATACCTAGATCGCTCTGGACAACCCTTCAGAAAGAGCATTTCGGAACTGGCTTGGGGATCTTACGCTTGGTGTGCGTCAGAGCCGGAGTACGTGATGGAACTCTGGACCGGAGAAGCCCGCAAACTCACCAATTAA
- a CDS encoding AAA family ATPase — translation MTILQEIHAWSKALAVWQQDAIARLYADRALSAADLDDLYALAKAEVGIPDPEGRLAKKLHDAQVAPPANPTRVVLLTAIKMLANVNALANGACLPVARAGITGIYGENGVGKSGYSRVLKKACRARDRREPILPNANLEPGKSGPAQATFETEIDGVVRDLPWKDGAEPPEPMSDIAIFDSHCARAYIDNQGDFAYAPYGLDILEGLVGACNKLKARATAEKAANAPSNAAYAGLAGEQTEVARKLLGIPAKTKAEDIEILATLREAELERLALLNKTLAEADPKQKALALRQKASRLTSLKERVASAIGVVNDEKVGSLQALIGKSNAAKGAAELAATEFKATPGQLVGTGGEEWKALFEAARTFAELNHAGHDFAELPPEAVCPLCQNALGQEGAARLRRFDAFIKATAEKAAKDAHEAAAIPFRAIQHANLDLMFRDALVEEVTEIGPEVAAACTALQEALKVRQSGILQAAGGKLVWDALPKLSDDPQPGLADLINRLLEQSKALDATADEKLKAAMVAERAELDARRRLAEVKAAVLEAMTKHELCHKLQACIDGMETRGISRKSTELSRTTASQELADALNAELKLLKVHHLRVVMKPESPGGKTQFKLTLQLPGGGTPAAILSEGEQRAIAIASFMAEIRLSKGRGGIVLDDPVSSLDHRRRWEVAERLARESLTRQVIVFTHDIYFLLILEQKAEEVGATLTKNYIRRTADGYGVHSEDLPFDVLGTKDRLGRLRQLLVGVRKAAKEGDEDLQRQLTAKCYGQLRLAWERCIEEVLLNGAVQRFGEGVSTQRLKGVTVTDDDYHEIDAGMTKSSKFEHDPAAPVGRLPIPDPDELSDDIERLAKWRETLNKRVDGIAKGTASRSALFTA, via the coding sequence GTGACTATCCTCCAAGAAATCCATGCGTGGTCCAAGGCTCTCGCCGTCTGGCAACAAGACGCCATCGCCAGGCTCTATGCCGACCGGGCGCTTAGCGCGGCCGACCTGGACGACCTCTACGCGTTGGCCAAAGCCGAGGTGGGCATCCCGGATCCTGAAGGGCGCCTGGCCAAAAAGCTCCACGATGCCCAAGTTGCGCCGCCGGCGAATCCGACGCGCGTCGTTCTACTGACGGCCATCAAAATGTTGGCCAACGTCAATGCGTTGGCCAATGGTGCGTGCCTGCCCGTTGCCCGGGCAGGCATCACGGGCATCTACGGTGAGAATGGCGTCGGGAAGTCGGGATACTCACGCGTGCTCAAGAAGGCATGCCGGGCGCGCGACCGGCGCGAACCCATCCTGCCCAACGCGAATCTGGAACCCGGGAAGAGCGGACCGGCCCAGGCCACGTTCGAGACGGAGATCGACGGCGTCGTGAGGGACCTTCCCTGGAAAGACGGCGCTGAGCCGCCCGAGCCCATGTCGGACATCGCCATCTTCGACTCGCACTGCGCTCGCGCCTACATCGACAACCAGGGTGATTTCGCCTACGCTCCGTATGGGCTGGACATCCTGGAAGGCCTGGTCGGCGCGTGCAACAAGCTAAAGGCTCGGGCCACGGCGGAAAAGGCTGCGAATGCCCCGAGCAATGCCGCCTATGCGGGCCTCGCCGGGGAGCAAACCGAAGTCGCCAGAAAGCTGCTCGGCATCCCTGCCAAGACCAAGGCAGAGGACATCGAGATACTGGCCACGCTTAGGGAAGCCGAACTTGAGCGGCTCGCCTTGCTGAACAAGACCTTGGCCGAAGCCGATCCGAAGCAAAAGGCCTTGGCCCTGCGGCAAAAGGCCAGCCGCCTCACCTCGCTGAAGGAACGTGTCGCCTCGGCGATCGGCGTCGTGAACGACGAGAAGGTCGGTTCGCTTCAGGCGTTGATTGGCAAGTCGAATGCTGCCAAGGGAGCGGCAGAGCTCGCGGCCACCGAGTTCAAGGCAACGCCCGGCCAACTGGTCGGGACGGGTGGGGAGGAATGGAAGGCCCTCTTTGAGGCCGCCCGAACATTTGCCGAACTCAACCATGCGGGCCACGATTTCGCTGAACTTCCGCCGGAGGCTGTCTGTCCTCTCTGCCAGAACGCCCTCGGGCAAGAGGGAGCGGCTCGGCTGCGTCGATTCGACGCCTTCATCAAGGCCACTGCCGAGAAGGCGGCGAAGGATGCGCACGAGGCCGCTGCCATCCCCTTCAGGGCGATTCAGCACGCGAACTTGGACTTGATGTTTCGCGACGCGTTGGTCGAGGAGGTGACCGAGATCGGGCCGGAAGTTGCTGCGGCCTGTACGGCCCTTCAGGAAGCCCTCAAGGTGCGCCAATCGGGCATCCTGCAAGCTGCCGGCGGTAAACTGGTCTGGGATGCGCTTCCCAAACTCTCCGACGATCCGCAGCCCGGCTTGGCCGACCTCATCAACCGCCTGCTGGAACAGTCCAAGGCGCTCGACGCCACCGCAGACGAGAAGCTCAAAGCTGCCATGGTCGCAGAGCGGGCGGAGCTCGATGCTCGCCGCAGGCTGGCTGAAGTCAAGGCTGCGGTGCTCGAGGCGATGACCAAACACGAACTCTGCCATAAGCTGCAGGCGTGCATCGATGGCATGGAGACGCGGGGTATTTCCAGGAAGTCCACGGAGCTCTCTCGCACGACGGCCAGCCAGGAACTGGCCGATGCCCTCAACGCTGAACTCAAGCTCCTCAAGGTCCATCACCTCCGCGTAGTGATGAAGCCCGAGTCGCCAGGCGGTAAAACCCAGTTCAAGCTGACCCTCCAGTTGCCGGGTGGCGGGACGCCGGCGGCGATCCTCAGCGAAGGCGAGCAGCGGGCCATTGCGATTGCATCCTTTATGGCGGAGATTCGGCTTAGCAAGGGGCGCGGCGGCATCGTTCTCGACGACCCCGTCTCGTCGCTGGACCATCGGCGCCGCTGGGAGGTCGCCGAGCGCTTAGCGAGAGAGTCGCTGACCCGGCAGGTGATCGTCTTCACCCACGACATCTACTTTCTTCTCATCTTGGAGCAGAAGGCAGAGGAGGTCGGTGCAACGCTGACCAAGAACTACATCCGGAGGACGGCAGACGGCTATGGTGTTCATTCCGAGGATTTGCCCTTCGACGTGCTGGGCACAAAGGACCGCCTAGGTCGCCTGAGGCAGCTTCTGGTCGGTGTGCGCAAGGCGGCGAAGGAAGGCGACGAAGACCTGCAGCGCCAGCTAACGGCCAAGTGCTATGGCCAACTCCGACTCGCGTGGGAGCGCTGCATCGAGGAGGTGCTGCTCAACGGGGCCGTGCAACGCTTCGGCGAGGGTGTGTCGACCCAACGCCTCAAAGGGGTGACGGTCACAGACGACGACTATCACGAGATCGACGCCGGCATGACCAAGTCTTCGAAGTTCGAGCACGACCCGGCCGCGCCTGTCGGCAGGCTTCCTATACCAGACCCCGACGAACTCAGCGACGACATCGAGCGCTTGGCCAAGTGGCGCGAGACGCTCAATAAGCGAGTGGACGGCATTGCTAAAGGCACGGCCAGTAGGTCAGCCCTTTTTACTGCCTGA
- a CDS encoding DUF2971 domain-containing protein, whose product MRLYYLTAEKWAKKIIDERRMKISLFEELNDPFELLPHVLPTQQHRRVAQVLRQHLSTQRGVICFSTHWQSPVMWAHYGNKHYGICLGFDVPDELAMKINYEPNRLDFDADLNAHNAGVTPDMVKAMLLTKFDAWRYEGEYRVMADLQDRDQDGHYYADFGDHLALREVVIGVRCETSQGEVASWIGDIGHDVEIRKARLAFKEFKIVEQKNMPVLVAGRRSE is encoded by the coding sequence ATGCGACTCTACTACCTGACAGCAGAAAAATGGGCGAAGAAGATTATCGACGAACGTCGCATGAAAATCTCGCTTTTCGAAGAACTTAACGATCCCTTTGAATTGCTGCCACACGTCCTTCCTACTCAACAGCATCGAAGGGTTGCACAGGTGCTTCGCCAGCATCTATCCACACAGCGTGGTGTCATCTGTTTTTCAACGCATTGGCAAAGTCCGGTCATGTGGGCACATTACGGGAACAAGCACTACGGCATATGTCTTGGGTTCGATGTACCAGATGAATTGGCGATGAAGATCAACTACGAGCCAAATCGCCTCGATTTCGACGCCGACCTAAATGCGCACAACGCTGGGGTTACCCCCGACATGGTGAAAGCGATGCTGCTAACGAAGTTCGATGCGTGGCGATACGAAGGCGAGTATCGGGTAATGGCGGATCTTCAGGATCGGGATCAGGATGGACACTACTACGCGGACTTTGGTGACCATCTGGCGTTGCGAGAGGTGGTCATCGGTGTGCGCTGTGAAACGTCACAAGGGGAGGTCGCGTCCTGGATCGGTGACATTGGTCACGACGTTGAAATCCGAAAAGCACGGTTGGCGTTCAAAGAATTCAAAATTGTCGAACAGAAAAACATGCCTGTTCTCGTGGCTGGCCGCCGCTCGGAGTAG